In a genomic window of Flavobacterium lipolyticum:
- a CDS encoding TonB-dependent receptor plug domain-containing protein → MKKNVVVALSLLTFSGIYAQENKKEQDSLKNNELTEVTIVGSRSKNRVKTDVPVPVDVFNISEITKGAPQTSVTQILNYVAPSFTSNATSTADATDHVDPAQLRGLGPDQVLILVNGKRRHTSSLVNINGSPGRGSVGTDLNAIPSFAIERIEVLRDGAAAQYGSDAIAGVINIVLKKNANYLSGDIQYGTNLSSGSNNFKGGADGQNLQVDLNYGTSLGKAGSFLNVTGSAVTRQATSRAGIRSNAIFNAYNAVENRAAQNGVNINSFFSNINNTSNSAQILNSLKQYAPQVGYFTPAQQSAIASAGTIAQMQTALNFDVTNNELAYRGQERSDYNMSVGQSELASGQLYYNTKYPLTETTSLYSFGGLSYRNGRSYAFNRLPNGSGTFTQVYQNGFLPEIESSILDASAAVGATTELFGFDTDISTNLGTNSFKYDVNNTINATLGTNSASSFYAGKVSFLQSTTNLDLSKKYDVLNGLNVAFGGEFRYEKYQIQQGEEASYGLYDTNGNLVPGILPSNSPLIVTDFFGNKRGAGAQGFSGFQPSDAKVKDRKSGAAYVDLELNATENWLLNGAARYENYSDFGSTVTFKLASLLKLTDNINWRVSGQTGFRAPSLQQKYFESSSTQFINGSPYQVGYFTNDSQAAKSIGVENLKPEKSKSISTGFTFKIPEANITIATDAYFTRIDDRVVLTGQYARPTDAQINAATSPQQKDALTLFQQAFDLKGVERASFWTNGINSETKGIDVVISHKYNVIPDFTIRNDFALSYNTTKRVGELNVPQSIINAGGEPFKYSFFPESSRIYLEEAIPKLKANLMTTFSIKKLDIYLRNSYFGAVTDPGATDVNLDGSSSVYEHPEYSAKLVTDLSFGYQINEKFRFTVGFNNIGDVYPDRNNPATPAFTNTTPTLSPAPSTDLSNANQFAYSRAVSQFGLNGRFGFARLSFKF, encoded by the coding sequence ATGAAAAAGAATGTAGTAGTAGCTTTAAGTCTTTTGACCTTTTCAGGCATTTATGCGCAGGAGAATAAAAAAGAACAGGACAGTTTAAAAAATAATGAATTGACCGAAGTGACCATTGTAGGGTCGCGCAGTAAAAACAGAGTAAAAACAGATGTACCGGTTCCGGTTGACGTTTTTAATATTTCAGAAATAACAAAAGGAGCGCCGCAAACCAGCGTAACTCAAATTTTAAATTATGTGGCACCTTCTTTTACCAGTAATGCAACTTCTACGGCAGATGCGACAGATCACGTTGATCCGGCACAGTTAAGAGGTTTAGGGCCGGATCAGGTTTTGATTTTGGTAAACGGAAAACGAAGACATACAAGTTCATTAGTCAACATTAATGGATCGCCGGGAAGAGGATCGGTAGGAACAGATTTAAATGCTATACCTTCATTTGCCATTGAAAGAATCGAGGTTTTACGCGACGGTGCAGCCGCTCAGTACGGCTCAGATGCGATTGCGGGAGTTATTAATATCGTATTGAAAAAGAATGCCAACTATCTTTCAGGAGACATACAGTATGGTACTAACTTATCTTCGGGATCGAATAATTTTAAAGGAGGAGCCGACGGGCAGAATCTGCAAGTTGATTTAAATTACGGGACCTCTTTGGGTAAAGCAGGTAGTTTTTTAAATGTTACCGGTAGTGCTGTGACCAGACAGGCAACAAGCCGCGCGGGAATTAGAAGCAACGCAATTTTTAATGCCTACAATGCTGTCGAGAACAGAGCAGCTCAGAACGGTGTGAACATTAATTCATTTTTCAGTAATATTAATAATACCTCAAATTCAGCGCAAATTTTGAATTCGCTGAAACAGTATGCACCACAAGTGGGTTACTTTACACCGGCACAGCAAAGTGCTATCGCTTCGGCAGGTACTATTGCGCAAATGCAGACTGCTTTGAATTTTGATGTAACCAACAATGAGTTGGCGTACAGAGGTCAGGAAAGAAGCGACTATAATATGAGTGTGGGCCAGTCTGAATTAGCATCTGGACAATTATATTACAATACAAAGTATCCATTAACAGAAACAACATCTCTATATTCATTTGGAGGTCTCTCGTATAGAAATGGTAGATCGTATGCTTTTAACAGGCTTCCAAACGGTTCAGGAACTTTTACACAGGTATATCAAAATGGATTTTTACCGGAAATAGAATCTTCAATCTTAGATGCTTCTGCAGCAGTTGGAGCTACAACAGAATTATTCGGTTTTGACACCGATATTAGTACAAACCTCGGGACAAACTCTTTTAAATATGATGTGAACAATACTATTAATGCTACTTTGGGAACCAATTCGGCTTCAAGTTTTTATGCCGGTAAAGTTTCGTTTTTGCAAAGTACAACCAACTTGGATTTAAGTAAGAAGTACGATGTTTTAAACGGTCTGAACGTTGCCTTTGGTGGAGAATTCAGATATGAAAAGTACCAGATTCAACAGGGAGAAGAAGCTTCTTACGGATTGTATGATACCAACGGAAATTTGGTTCCTGGAATTTTACCAAGCAATTCACCTTTAATCGTAACCGACTTTTTCGGGAATAAACGTGGAGCCGGAGCACAAGGATTCTCAGGGTTTCAGCCTTCAGATGCTAAAGTTAAGGACAGAAAAAGTGGCGCAGCTTATGTAGATTTAGAATTAAATGCAACAGAAAACTGGCTTTTGAATGGAGCAGCGCGTTACGAGAACTATTCTGATTTTGGAAGTACCGTTACCTTTAAACTGGCATCTCTTTTGAAATTAACAGACAATATCAACTGGAGAGTTTCAGGGCAAACAGGTTTTAGAGCTCCTTCCTTACAGCAAAAATATTTTGAAAGCAGTTCCACTCAGTTCATAAACGGTTCGCCATATCAGGTTGGATATTTTACAAACGATTCACAGGCTGCCAAAAGTATTGGGGTTGAAAATTTAAAACCAGAGAAATCAAAAAGTATCAGTACCGGATTTACATTCAAGATTCCTGAAGCCAATATTACCATTGCAACAGATGCTTATTTTACCAGAATCGACGACAGAGTGGTATTAACCGGGCAGTATGCAAGACCAACAGATGCACAGATAAATGCAGCAACGTCGCCGCAACAAAAAGATGCTTTAACCTTATTTCAACAGGCATTTGATTTAAAAGGTGTGGAAAGAGCTTCGTTCTGGACCAACGGAATCAACTCTGAAACGAAAGGTATTGATGTTGTAATTTCACATAAATACAATGTTATTCCGGATTTCACCATCAGAAATGATTTTGCATTGAGTTATAATACTACCAAAAGAGTGGGAGAATTAAATGTTCCTCAATCCATTATCAATGCAGGTGGAGAGCCTTTTAAATATTCATTCTTTCCGGAGTCAAGCCGAATTTATTTAGAAGAAGCCATTCCAAAATTGAAAGCCAATTTGATGACTACGTTTAGTATCAAAAAACTGGATATTTATTTGAGAAACAGTTATTTCGGAGCAGTGACAGACCCGGGAGCGACTGATGTAAATTTAGACGGATCATCTTCTGTTTACGAACATCCTGAATACAGCGCAAAATTGGTTACTGATTTGTCTTTCGGATATCAGATTAACGAGAAATTCAGATTCACCGTTGGGTTTAATAATATAGGAGATGTTTATCCGGACCGAAATAATCCGGCAACACCTGCCTTTACCAATACAACGCCAACCTTGTCGCCTGCACCAAGTACAGATTTAAGCAACGCCAATCAGTTTGCTTATTCCAGAGCAGTATCACAATTTGGATTAAACGGAAGATTTGGTTTCGCCAGATTGAGTTTTAAGTTCTAA
- a CDS encoding O-acetylhomoserine aminocarboxypropyltransferase/cysteine synthase family protein yields the protein MSTQKFATNALHAGHDVTKNAGTRAVPIYQTSSYVFNNSDHAANLFGLAEAGFIYTRLNNPTNDVLEQRLAALEGGIGAVVTASGASAISTSLLTLLKAGDHIVASNSLYGGTYNLLSVTLPRLGITTTFVDPSKPENFTKAAKENTRAFFVESLGNPKLDVLDLKAIAVEAKKFKVPFIVDNTVATPYLLNPIAYGADIVIHSLTKYISGNGTSLGGAIIDAGTFDWANGKFPEFTEPSPGYHGLVYHEALGNAAFIAKARIEGLRDFGAALSPFNAFQIIQGLETLPIRIQKHSENALALASWLEKQEEVAWVNYPGLKNNKYYDLSQQYLPKGQSGVVTFGLKGGFEAAKKVVDETQLFSLLANIGDTKSLIIHPASTTHQQLSDAEQLETGVSKDLVRLSVGLEDIEDLIADLQAVFASVTESQYSINKN from the coding sequence ATGAGCACACAAAAATTTGCCACAAATGCGCTACACGCGGGACACGATGTTACTAAAAATGCAGGAACCAGAGCAGTTCCAATTTACCAGACATCATCGTATGTTTTTAACAATTCAGATCATGCAGCTAATTTATTTGGTCTTGCTGAAGCCGGATTCATTTACACCCGATTAAACAACCCTACAAATGATGTTTTGGAACAACGCCTTGCGGCGCTTGAAGGTGGAATTGGGGCAGTAGTTACAGCCTCAGGAGCCTCTGCAATTTCCACATCTTTATTGACTTTGCTAAAAGCAGGAGATCATATAGTGGCTTCTAATAGTTTGTACGGAGGAACGTATAATTTATTGAGCGTAACTTTACCGCGTTTAGGGATCACAACTACCTTTGTAGATCCTTCAAAACCCGAAAATTTCACTAAAGCTGCCAAAGAAAACACACGGGCATTTTTTGTTGAATCTTTAGGAAACCCAAAATTAGATGTACTCGATCTGAAAGCGATTGCAGTGGAGGCTAAAAAATTTAAGGTTCCTTTTATTGTAGACAATACAGTAGCTACTCCTTATTTATTAAATCCGATTGCTTACGGAGCAGATATTGTCATTCACTCCCTTACCAAATATATTTCAGGAAACGGAACCTCATTAGGAGGGGCCATTATCGACGCCGGAACTTTTGACTGGGCGAATGGTAAATTTCCTGAGTTCACAGAGCCTTCACCGGGATATCATGGTTTAGTGTATCACGAAGCTTTAGGAAATGCCGCTTTCATTGCTAAAGCCAGAATCGAAGGATTACGTGATTTTGGAGCAGCTTTGAGTCCGTTTAATGCTTTCCAGATCATTCAGGGATTAGAAACCCTGCCAATTCGAATTCAAAAACACAGCGAAAATGCTTTGGCTTTGGCTTCCTGGTTAGAAAAACAGGAAGAAGTAGCCTGGGTGAACTATCCTGGCTTAAAAAACAATAAGTATTATGACCTGTCACAGCAGTACTTGCCAAAAGGGCAAAGTGGTGTCGTTACCTTTGGATTAAAAGGAGGTTTTGAAGCAGCCAAAAAAGTGGTAGATGAAACCCAGCTCTTCTCGCTTCTGGCCAACATTGGTGATACCAAGTCATTAATCATTCATCCTGCAAGTACAACGCACCAGCAATTGTCTGATGCCGAACAATTAGAAACGGGAGTTTCAAAAGATCTGGTTCGACTTTCCGTTGGATTGGAAGATATAGAAGATTTAATTGCTGACTTGCAAGCAGTTTTTGCAAGCGTGACCGAGTCACAATACAGCATTAATAAAAACTAG
- a CDS encoding aspartate kinase produces MSKLKINIILFGIGNIGSTLINQIIESQEFFLKSKNIDFHFPIITNSTVAFFEKEGVGYAWETNFLELAVPFKVQDIIEFAKENEFENLIAVDATASDELIHHYNTLIENGFNIVAVNKKANTLPIDLYKEIRSNLKKYDKEFLYETSVDTGFPVLQTLRDLYYSGEKITKIRGVFSDNLSYVFNRFAAEEATFSSLLKDASLLGLMRSTFKEDLSGNDTARKLLILTREIGKDFELSDIKINSLINEEHLEQNGILNKEAIDRSFKIAKISQADDHVLRYVGEFDVVKNTLEVKLVSEPITSAIGQLKGSDTIFEIYTQSYAAVPIVIQSASACKQAISRGVITDILKVAEKIKNKEAVWL; encoded by the coding sequence ATGTCAAAGCTTAAAATAAATATCATCCTTTTTGGAATTGGAAATATAGGGAGTACTTTGATTAATCAAATTATTGAAAGTCAGGAGTTTTTTCTCAAAAGTAAGAATATCGATTTTCACTTTCCAATTATCACCAATTCAACTGTTGCTTTTTTCGAGAAAGAAGGCGTAGGATATGCTTGGGAAACCAATTTTCTGGAATTGGCCGTTCCTTTTAAGGTTCAGGATATTATTGAATTTGCCAAAGAAAATGAATTTGAAAATTTAATCGCTGTAGATGCCACTGCGAGCGATGAATTAATACATCACTACAATACATTGATCGAAAACGGGTTTAATATTGTAGCGGTAAATAAAAAAGCCAATACATTGCCGATTGATTTATACAAAGAGATTAGGTCAAACCTTAAAAAGTACGACAAAGAGTTTTTGTATGAAACCTCAGTAGATACCGGATTCCCGGTTTTACAAACTTTGAGAGACTTGTATTATTCAGGCGAAAAAATCACAAAGATTCGTGGTGTTTTTTCAGATAATCTGAGTTATGTTTTTAATCGCTTTGCTGCCGAAGAAGCCACCTTCTCTTCTTTATTAAAAGATGCGAGTTTACTCGGTTTAATGCGTTCCACCTTTAAAGAAGATTTATCCGGAAATGATACAGCCAGAAAATTACTGATTCTCACGAGAGAAATTGGAAAAGATTTTGAGCTGTCAGATATAAAAATTAATTCCCTTATTAACGAAGAGCATCTGGAGCAAAACGGCATTCTGAATAAAGAAGCAATTGATCGATCGTTTAAGATTGCTAAAATTAGTCAGGCAGATGATCATGTACTGCGATACGTGGGAGAATTTGATGTTGTAAAAAACACATTAGAAGTCAAACTGGTTTCAGAACCCATTACTTCAGCAATAGGTCAGTTGAAAGGATCAGATACTATTTTCGAAATTTATACACAATCGTATGCAGCTGTTCCAATTGTGATTCAAAGTGCTTCGGCCTGTAAGCAAGCCATTTCAAGGGGTGTAATTACAGATATTTTGAAAGTAGCTGAAAAGATCAAAAATAAAGAGGCAGTCTGGTTGTAA
- a CDS encoding alpha/beta fold hydrolase, which yields MKLENIPSPIIIQEFITESGVSYSSLPLSFTLSGLPLYSAPIVLVNHALTGNAEVTGANGWWNDLIGEEKTIDTHKFTVLAFNVPGNGNDSFIIENYQDFTTRDIARIFIKGLELLNISQLHTIIGGSVGGGIAWEILALEPNITQNLIPIATDWKSTDWMIANCYLQEQILNNSSKPIEDARIHAMLCYRSPESFKEKFQRTINTNRPVFNIESWLAHHGEKLQKRYQLASYKLMNQLLKTIDITRNREDFETLLSKTDAAIHIIGINSDLFFIPKENRETFQELKKFKDNVSYSEIDSVHGHDAFLIEYKQLDHLLADIFKAETIEK from the coding sequence TTGAAATTGGAAAATATACCAAGTCCCATTATAATTCAGGAATTCATCACCGAAAGTGGTGTGTCCTACTCATCATTACCCTTAAGTTTTACACTTTCCGGTTTACCATTGTATAGTGCGCCTATTGTTCTCGTTAATCATGCTTTGACAGGAAATGCAGAGGTCACCGGAGCAAACGGCTGGTGGAATGACCTTATTGGGGAAGAGAAAACAATCGATACCCATAAATTTACCGTACTGGCTTTTAATGTACCAGGAAACGGGAATGATTCTTTTATTATCGAAAATTATCAGGATTTCACTACCAGAGATATTGCCCGTATTTTTATAAAAGGTTTAGAACTTCTAAATATTAGCCAACTACACACTATTATTGGTGGTTCTGTTGGAGGAGGCATCGCCTGGGAAATCCTTGCATTAGAACCTAACATTACTCAAAACCTGATTCCCATTGCAACGGATTGGAAGTCGACCGACTGGATGATCGCCAATTGCTATTTACAAGAGCAAATTTTGAACAATTCTTCAAAACCTATCGAAGATGCCAGAATTCATGCTATGTTGTGTTACAGGTCTCCGGAATCATTTAAAGAGAAATTTCAACGTACCATCAATACCAACCGTCCTGTTTTTAACATTGAAAGCTGGTTGGCCCATCATGGTGAAAAACTACAGAAAAGATATCAATTGGCTTCGTATAAATTGATGAACCAATTGCTTAAAACCATAGACATCACCAGAAACAGAGAGGATTTCGAGACTTTGTTATCCAAAACAGACGCTGCGATTCATATTATCGGAATCAATTCGGATTTGTTTTTTATACCCAAAGAAAATCGGGAGACTTTTCAGGAATTAAAAAAGTTCAAAGACAATGTTTCTTATAGCGAAATAGATTCGGTTCACGGACATGACGCTTTTTTAATCGAGTACAAACAATTAGATCATTTACTTGCCGATATTTTTAAGGCAGAAACAATAGAAAAATAA
- the thrA gene encoding bifunctional aspartate kinase/homoserine dehydrogenase I encodes MKILKFGGKSLSNGEGLNKVVSIITDKVQQNEKIAVVVSARGNATDELEYILKIAAKNGNYKPLFENFKAYQVSDYPQVDLSEEFNVLEKLFEGVSLIGDYSNKIKDQILSKGELLSAKLLTAILIEKGVPANFVDSRELLKTDSKFGDAQPLEQLSKKNVINYFKEHNGSTVNIVTGFIGSNNNNDTTTLGRNGSNYTASLIANYLNAEELQNFTHVDGIYTANPDLVADAKKIEFLSFNEANELANFGATILHAKTIIPLLEKNIPLRILNTFNHENRGTLITSDSAKEGIKTLSVLENVSLVNLEGRGLLGKSGVDARIFKVMGDHNISVSIISQGSSERGIGLVVATDKATLAMVELEKEFENDFYSKDVNQITVTDNVSVISIIGQDLSTFHKPYTALIKNKIVPILFNNTVTGKNVSLVVKKSELHKALNVIHGEIFGVSKKINIAIIGHGLVGGTLINQILESTDAIEKRKDVRLNVFAIANSKKVLLDKNGVSSNWKTDIEKEGLAYTIQDIIAYANQHHLENLIAIDNTASAKFVENYIPLVESSFDLISSNKVANTLSYGFYKELRKSLAENQKNYLYETNVGAGLPLIDTIKLLHLSGENITKIKGVFSGTLSYLFNNFSAKDVPFSEILQEAIDNGYTEPDPREDLCGNDVGRKLLILARELDLQNEFEEISIQNLIPEHLREGNVGDFLTKLKEFDPIYEKIKADQKPNHVLRYIGELSGDLQNDKGILEVKLVSVPSDTALGGLKGSDSFFEIYTESYGDRPIVIQGAGAGSAVTARGVFGDILRLSDKG; translated from the coding sequence ATGAAAATATTAAAATTTGGCGGTAAATCGTTATCAAACGGAGAAGGACTTAATAAAGTAGTTTCAATTATTACGGATAAAGTACAGCAGAATGAAAAAATAGCTGTTGTGGTTTCGGCCCGTGGAAATGCAACAGACGAGTTAGAATACATTTTAAAAATTGCTGCGAAAAACGGTAATTATAAACCCTTATTTGAGAATTTTAAAGCGTATCAGGTTTCAGATTATCCTCAGGTCGATTTATCGGAAGAATTTAATGTGCTCGAGAAACTTTTTGAAGGAGTAAGCCTGATTGGTGATTACAGCAATAAAATTAAAGATCAGATTTTATCAAAAGGAGAATTACTTTCGGCTAAATTGCTGACGGCCATTTTAATCGAAAAAGGTGTTCCTGCAAATTTTGTAGATTCAAGAGAATTGTTGAAAACCGATTCTAAATTTGGTGACGCACAGCCTTTGGAGCAGCTCTCTAAGAAAAATGTGATCAATTATTTTAAAGAACACAACGGATCAACGGTTAACATCGTGACCGGTTTTATTGGGTCTAACAATAATAACGATACCACTACTTTAGGTAGAAATGGCAGTAACTATACCGCGTCGCTAATTGCAAATTACCTGAATGCTGAAGAATTGCAGAATTTTACGCATGTTGACGGAATTTACACAGCAAACCCTGATTTGGTTGCCGATGCGAAAAAAATTGAATTTCTATCGTTTAATGAAGCCAATGAACTAGCCAATTTTGGCGCTACCATTTTGCATGCGAAAACAATCATTCCGTTACTGGAAAAAAATATCCCGCTTCGTATTTTAAATACCTTTAATCACGAAAATCGTGGGACTTTAATTACCTCTGATTCAGCCAAAGAAGGAATTAAGACGCTTTCTGTTTTAGAGAATGTGTCGCTGGTGAATCTGGAAGGCCGCGGATTATTGGGGAAATCGGGTGTAGATGCCCGAATTTTTAAAGTAATGGGCGATCATAATATCAGTGTGAGTATTATCTCGCAGGGTTCTTCAGAGCGAGGCATTGGTCTTGTGGTGGCGACCGATAAGGCTACATTGGCAATGGTTGAATTAGAAAAAGAGTTCGAAAATGACTTCTATTCTAAAGATGTAAATCAAATTACGGTAACCGATAATGTTTCGGTAATTTCGATTATCGGTCAGGATTTGAGTACTTTTCATAAACCATACACAGCATTAATCAAAAATAAAATTGTTCCGATTTTGTTCAATAACACCGTTACGGGTAAAAACGTGAGTCTGGTTGTTAAAAAATCAGAGCTTCATAAAGCCTTAAACGTAATTCACGGAGAGATTTTTGGAGTTTCCAAAAAAATCAATATTGCCATTATTGGTCACGGACTAGTGGGAGGAACTTTAATCAATCAGATTTTAGAATCGACTGACGCTATCGAAAAACGAAAAGACGTGAGACTGAATGTTTTTGCAATTGCGAATTCCAAAAAAGTACTTTTAGATAAAAACGGAGTAAGTTCGAACTGGAAAACAGACATTGAAAAGGAAGGACTTGCCTATACCATTCAGGATATTATTGCTTATGCAAATCAACATCATTTAGAAAACCTGATTGCGATTGATAATACAGCCAGTGCAAAATTTGTTGAGAATTATATTCCGTTGGTGGAGAGTAGTTTCGATCTGATCTCTTCTAACAAAGTAGCCAATACACTTAGTTATGGTTTTTACAAAGAATTGAGAAAATCTTTAGCCGAAAATCAGAAGAATTATTTGTACGAAACCAATGTTGGTGCCGGATTGCCATTAATTGATACGATAAAATTATTACACCTTTCAGGAGAAAACATCACAAAAATAAAAGGAGTGTTCTCCGGAACACTAAGTTATTTATTCAATAATTTTTCGGCAAAAGATGTTCCGTTTAGTGAGATTTTGCAGGAAGCAATTGATAATGGATACACAGAACCGGATCCGCGTGAAGATTTATGCGGAAATGATGTGGGAAGAAAATTATTGATTCTGGCAAGAGAATTAGACTTGCAGAATGAATTTGAAGAAATCTCGATTCAAAATTTAATTCCGGAACATTTGCGTGAAGGCAACGTTGGAGATTTCTTAACGAAATTAAAAGAGTTTGATCCAATTTATGAAAAAATCAAAGCCGATCAAAAGCCAAACCACGTATTGAGATACATTGGTGAATTGTCGGGAGATTTGCAAAACGACAAAGGAATTTTGGAAGTAAAGCTAGTTTCAGTGCCTTCTGATACCGCTTTGGGCGGATTAAAAGGATCTGATTCTTTCTTTGAAATTTATACAGAGTCTTACGGAGACCGTCCAATCGTAATCCAGGGAGCAGGTGCAGGCTCTGCTGTAACAGCGAGAGGAGTATTTGGTGATATTTTGAGATTGTCAGATAAAGGGTAA
- a CDS encoding OsmC family protein, translating to MKVTLNRVNDAFHFKLKNERGHIVDVDSRAEFGGSDLGPSPMELVLMGVAGCSAIDMISILKKQRQEITSFNAEVEGERVQVGEAKPFKEINVVFYLEGDINPEKAQRAAQLSFEKYCSVSKTIEPTATIKYKVVLNDEELK from the coding sequence ATGAAAGTAACTTTGAACAGAGTAAATGACGCGTTTCATTTTAAACTTAAAAACGAACGTGGTCATATAGTGGATGTTGACAGCAGAGCCGAATTTGGCGGAAGTGATTTAGGTCCAAGCCCAATGGAATTAGTATTGATGGGGGTTGCGGGATGCAGTGCTATTGATATGATTTCGATCTTAAAAAAACAACGTCAGGAAATCACTTCCTTTAACGCTGAGGTGGAAGGAGAGCGTGTACAAGTTGGTGAAGCAAAGCCTTTTAAAGAAATCAATGTGGTTTTTTATTTAGAGGGAGATATTAACCCTGAAAAAGCACAACGCGCAGCCCAGCTTTCTTTTGAGAAATATTGCTCCGTTTCTAAAACAATTGAGCCTACAGCTACCATAAAATATAAAGTTGTATTGAACGACGAAGAATTAAAGTAA
- a CDS encoding trans-sulfuration enzyme family protein codes for MNTEEFGFETQAIRTQLERSQYLEHSVPLYLSSSFVFEDAEDMRASFTEEKERNIYSRFSNPNTTEFVDKICKMEGAEAGYAFATGMAAVYSTFAALLNSGDHIVSASSVFGSTHALFMTYFPKWNIETSYFDITKPETIESFIKPNTKILYAESPTNPGVDVIDLQLLGDLAKKHNLILIIDNCFATPYLQQPIKFGAHLVVHSATKLIDGQGRVLGGVTVGSEDLIRQIYLFSRNTGPALSPFNAWVLSKSLETLAVRVEKHCENALKVAEFLEAHPNVNSIKYPFLKSHPQYEIAKKQMKLGGNIIAFEIKGGIEAGRKFLDKIKLCSLSANIGDTRSIVTHPASTTHSKLSEEDQLAVGITQGLVRVSVGLETVEDVIADLKQALS; via the coding sequence ATGAACACAGAAGAATTTGGTTTTGAAACACAGGCCATTAGAACACAATTAGAAAGAAGTCAGTATTTAGAGCATTCGGTGCCATTATACTTATCATCAAGTTTTGTATTTGAAGATGCAGAAGACATGCGAGCTTCTTTTACAGAAGAAAAAGAAAGAAACATTTACAGCCGTTTCAGCAATCCGAATACCACAGAGTTTGTGGACAAAATTTGTAAAATGGAAGGTGCAGAGGCGGGCTATGCTTTTGCCACCGGAATGGCAGCGGTATATTCTACTTTTGCGGCCTTATTGAATTCAGGTGATCATATTGTGTCTGCGAGCAGTGTTTTTGGTTCTACACATGCTTTGTTTATGACGTATTTTCCAAAATGGAACATCGAAACCTCTTATTTTGATATAACGAAGCCGGAAACAATCGAAAGCTTCATTAAACCGAATACAAAAATTTTATACGCTGAGTCGCCTACAAATCCGGGTGTTGATGTGATTGATTTACAATTATTGGGGGACCTTGCTAAAAAGCACAACCTGATTTTAATTATCGATAACTGTTTTGCTACGCCTTACCTTCAACAGCCTATAAAGTTTGGAGCGCATTTGGTAGTGCATTCGGCAACCAAATTGATTGACGGTCAGGGAAGAGTTTTAGGAGGAGTTACGGTTGGAAGCGAAGATTTAATCAGGCAGATTTACTTGTTCTCCAGAAATACGGGACCGGCTTTGTCTCCGTTTAATGCGTGGGTTTTGTCAAAAAGTTTAGAGACATTGGCCGTTCGCGTTGAAAAACACTGTGAAAACGCTTTAAAAGTAGCAGAGTTTTTAGAGGCGCATCCAAATGTGAATAGTATAAAATATCCGTTTCTGAAATCGCATCCACAATATGAAATTGCCAAAAAGCAAATGAAATTGGGAGGAAATATTATCGCTTTTGAAATTAAAGGCGGAATTGAAGCAGGAAGAAAATTTTTAGATAAAATAAAACTGTGTTCCCTATCGGCAAATATTGGCGATACGAGATCGATCGTAACGCATCCTGCTTCAACAACACACAGCAAGCTGTCTGAAGAAGATCAATTGGCAGTCGGAATTACACAAGGTCTTGTGCGTGTTTCTGTAGGTTTAGAAACGGTTGAAGATGTAATTGCCGATTTGAAGCAGGCGCTTAGTTAA
- a CDS encoding alpha/beta hydrolase, which produces MAKQRLIILSDLFGGKDPEWVKIYVDLLKSEFEIQYYDVLELAGINADNLVESDVHNQLLSGGIDRAIEALLKLENGKVMVLGFSIGGTIAWKASLQGLKIVCLFAVSSTRLRYETEAPNCSIKLYFGEEDSNRPDSQWFFELNVVHKMIKKENHQLYRTENNAFLVCNDILKFY; this is translated from the coding sequence ATGGCTAAACAAAGACTAATTATTTTATCAGATTTATTTGGAGGCAAAGATCCCGAGTGGGTAAAAATCTATGTCGATTTATTAAAATCTGAATTTGAAATTCAGTATTACGATGTGCTTGAACTAGCTGGTATTAATGCTGATAACCTTGTGGAAAGCGATGTTCATAATCAGCTTCTTAGTGGGGGAATAGATAGGGCAATTGAAGCTTTATTGAAATTAGAAAATGGCAAAGTAATGGTTTTAGGATTTAGTATTGGAGGAACAATCGCTTGGAAAGCTTCTTTACAAGGATTGAAGATTGTTTGTCTATTTGCTGTTTCTTCAACAAGATTGAGATACGAAACTGAAGCCCCAAATTGTAGTATAAAATTATATTTTGGAGAAGAAGATTCAAACAGACCGGATTCACAATGGTTTTTTGAATTGAATGTGGTCCATAAAATGATTAAAAAAGAGAATCATCAGCTATACAGAACGGAAAATAATGCGTTCTTGGTTTGCAATGATATTTTGAAATTTTATTAA